Proteins found in one Paenibacillus dendritiformis genomic segment:
- a CDS encoding MFS transporter: MPKIQRSIIFFLIFATMFVLGGIQNTKGIILERVQHDIQLDISQVGVMVSIFQIGFLLASLIAGIFADRKGIKAVMSVGTVLMIIGLIGTSASFTVAFFLGFYLIVGLGIGSMTVSVATIIPTYFKERAGVIFNLANALFGVGMIVTPILLNVMFAQNMSWRYFYIGVSALIVLILFALLSFKPAKTAADQGQDKVSLTSVLQLFQDRQILFVILFILFYVAAEAGFLNFFPILYNSLDIAGMTADQKASTAGYIIASFAFLFTIGRFVGGFIIYKLGERRTLVAFSLFALASLVLGRMFMTSFSYLIMLFGLAMSVLFPTAQGIASKLTKQAGSLQGVIYVASGLGGAVVGILIGQVSEAFGIQNGFNLLFVFTAIISILAFLIRTPKQADQPDS; encoded by the coding sequence ATGCCAAAAATACAGCGTTCTATCATCTTTTTCCTCATCTTTGCGACGATGTTTGTATTGGGCGGCATTCAAAATACGAAAGGGATTATTTTGGAACGGGTCCAGCATGATATTCAACTCGATATTAGCCAGGTTGGTGTCATGGTATCGATCTTCCAAATCGGCTTTCTGCTGGCCAGCCTCATCGCCGGCATTTTCGCTGACCGCAAAGGCATCAAAGCCGTCATGAGCGTCGGCACCGTGCTGATGATCATCGGACTTATCGGAACAAGCGCTTCCTTTACCGTCGCATTCTTTCTCGGCTTCTATCTGATTGTCGGGCTTGGCATCGGTTCCATGACCGTATCGGTCGCTACCATCATCCCTACCTACTTCAAGGAACGCGCGGGTGTCATCTTCAATCTGGCTAATGCGCTGTTCGGTGTCGGCATGATCGTCACGCCGATTCTATTGAATGTCATGTTTGCGCAAAATATGAGCTGGCGATATTTCTATATCGGGGTATCGGCTCTCATTGTTCTCATCTTGTTCGCTCTGCTGTCCTTCAAGCCAGCGAAGACAGCCGCAGATCAAGGTCAGGATAAAGTCAGTCTGACATCGGTCTTGCAGCTGTTCCAGGATCGCCAGATATTGTTCGTCATCCTCTTCATTCTGTTCTATGTCGCGGCGGAAGCCGGGTTCCTGAACTTCTTCCCTATCCTGTACAATTCTCTGGATATCGCAGGAATGACTGCGGATCAGAAGGCCTCGACTGCGGGGTATATTATTGCCAGCTTCGCCTTTTTGTTCACCATCGGACGCTTCGTCGGCGGGTTCATCATCTACAAGTTGGGCGAACGGCGCACCTTGGTTGCCTTCTCGCTGTTCGCGCTTGCCTCCCTCGTGCTCGGGCGCATGTTCATGACGAGCTTCAGCTACTTGATTATGCTATTCGGGCTCGCCATGTCCGTCCTGTTCCCGACCGCGCAAGGGATCGCCTCCAAGCTGACGAAGCAGGCGGGCTCCCTGCAGGGCGTCATCTATGTCGCATCCGGCCTGGGAGGAGCGGTTGTCGGTATTCTGATCGGACAAGTATCGGAAGCGTTCGGCATTCAGAATGGCTTCAATCTGCTCTTCGTCTTTACCGCCATCATCAGCATCCTGGCATTCCTGATTCGCACACCGAAGCAGGCAGATCAGCCTGATTCATAA
- a CDS encoding zinc-dependent alcohol dehydrogenase, whose product MKAVQFNVGKPQYVLCKALGSLIPSIYIGRLSCTRYRDVPEPKLPDEEWVRVKVKYGGICGSDLNLIFLHDSPATSPFASFPFTIGHEVVGVIDEVGQSVSGIQRGERVIVDPILSCMARGFHEPCPACRRGDLSLCERMASGPISPGLLIGACRDTGGSWSPYLVAHHSQIFKVPANVSDRNAIMTDPFATALHAIMRDPPRENDTVLVIGAGVIGICVVAALRALGYSNRIIALAKHPFQMKMARLYGASEIFQLTSGSECYEQLAQLLGAKVLTPLFGKPVIQGGADITYECVGRDRSIDDALRLTKSGGKVKLLGVASFPRGVDWTPIWLNELEIQGSFAVSTEKFGEKRPRTYALALDLMSSGKIDLAPLVTHQFPLDQYRQAIATASGKGKSKAMKVVFEL is encoded by the coding sequence TTGAAAGCGGTACAGTTTAATGTCGGCAAACCACAGTATGTCTTGTGTAAAGCGCTAGGGTCGCTTATTCCATCCATATATATTGGACGATTATCATGCACTCGTTATCGGGACGTCCCTGAACCGAAGCTGCCCGATGAAGAATGGGTACGAGTTAAAGTAAAATACGGCGGAATTTGCGGCAGCGATCTGAACCTTATTTTTCTTCACGACAGCCCGGCAACCTCTCCATTTGCTTCCTTTCCCTTCACCATCGGGCATGAAGTGGTCGGCGTAATCGATGAAGTGGGGCAGAGTGTGTCTGGTATTCAACGAGGGGAACGAGTGATAGTCGATCCGATCTTATCATGTATGGCAAGGGGATTCCATGAACCTTGCCCGGCGTGCCGACGAGGTGACTTGAGTCTCTGCGAACGCATGGCTTCGGGGCCCATCTCTCCCGGACTGCTTATCGGAGCCTGCCGGGATACGGGGGGAAGCTGGAGCCCGTATCTGGTCGCTCACCACAGTCAAATCTTCAAAGTGCCCGCTAATGTCAGTGATCGGAATGCAATCATGACCGATCCGTTTGCTACTGCGTTGCATGCGATAATGCGGGATCCGCCGCGCGAGAATGATACAGTACTCGTGATTGGAGCAGGAGTTATCGGCATTTGCGTGGTAGCAGCCCTGCGTGCCCTTGGTTATTCCAATCGAATCATTGCATTGGCGAAGCATCCTTTTCAGATGAAAATGGCCCGGCTGTATGGAGCCAGCGAGATTTTTCAATTGACATCCGGTTCCGAATGTTATGAACAATTGGCTCAACTCCTCGGCGCTAAGGTATTGACACCTCTCTTCGGCAAACCTGTCATACAGGGAGGGGCAGATATTACCTACGAGTGTGTGGGCAGGGATCGAAGCATTGATGATGCCTTGCGTTTGACGAAGAGCGGCGGGAAGGTAAAGCTCTTGGGAGTGGCGAGTTTCCCTCGTGGCGTCGATTGGACTCCAATCTGGCTGAACGAATTGGAAATCCAAGGGAGCTTCGCCGTCAGTACGGAAAAATTCGGGGAGAAGCGGCCTCGTACTTATGCTCTGGCATTGGACTTGATGAGTTCGGGCAAAATCGACCTTGCTCCCTTGGTAACCCACCAATTCCCGTTGGATCAATATCGACAGGCCATTGCGACTGCTTCAGGCAAAGGAAAATCAAAGGCGATGAAAGTTGTCTTTGAACTATGA
- a CDS encoding DUF5946 family protein has translation MVDNSTMMESGRCVECGAQGIDGFSCHDLFGFPLAWEHRDPELYALHFWLVACYMIQHPSNFTEEGYRLLVRLFIDAYDNEWDTAYILKRNRELVSNAGKITNPLPNQERKRSYKHWSMTIEDIYMGGEQNAIANLLKWRERISTELR, from the coding sequence GTGGTTGATAACAGCACAATGATGGAGTCAGGAAGATGTGTGGAATGCGGGGCGCAAGGAATCGATGGGTTTTCTTGCCATGACCTATTCGGTTTCCCTCTTGCTTGGGAGCATCGTGATCCGGAACTATATGCCTTGCATTTTTGGCTTGTTGCCTGTTACATGATACAGCATCCTTCCAATTTTACAGAGGAAGGTTACCGGCTCCTGGTTCGTTTATTTATCGACGCCTATGATAATGAATGGGACACGGCCTATATTCTGAAAAGAAATCGTGAGCTCGTAAGCAACGCAGGCAAAATCACCAATCCTCTTCCTAATCAAGAAAGAAAACGGAGCTATAAACATTGGTCCATGACCATTGAAGATATCTACATGGGCGGTGAACAAAATGCAATCGCAAATCTATTGAAATGGAGGGAAAGGATTAGCACGGAGCTTCGTTAA
- a CDS encoding histidine phosphatase family protein: protein MFEQTVLKGNCENMFPKKMLLLPLVFVTLLVLSGYRTEAGHLPETENRAIIEALRNGGYILYMRHGEATMGQDFPHVIFDDCGTQRNLSEEGKRQAREIGQMINKLNIPIQYPVWTSPYCRARDTARIAFGSQNVKVIPLLADIVKVSTQDVPVEEKQNIVANISRVLEIAPARGSNQIIIGHSFPAGTALGEIPNMGTAVIKSRGQGNGYEVARIMSLEEFMKLQSY from the coding sequence ATGTTTGAACAAACCGTTCTGAAAGGAAATTGTGAAAACATGTTCCCGAAGAAAATGTTGCTGCTCCCCCTCGTTTTCGTCACTTTACTGGTCTTGTCCGGGTACCGTACGGAAGCAGGCCACTTGCCGGAGACTGAGAATCGAGCGATCATAGAGGCACTCCGGAACGGCGGCTACATCCTGTATATGCGGCACGGCGAAGCGACGATGGGCCAAGATTTTCCGCATGTGATCTTTGACGACTGCGGAACGCAAAGAAATTTGAGCGAAGAAGGCAAAAGGCAGGCCCGGGAGATAGGCCAGATGATTAACAAACTAAACATACCGATTCAATATCCCGTATGGACAAGTCCTTATTGCCGTGCTCGAGATACGGCCCGGATTGCATTTGGGAGCCAGAACGTCAAAGTGATTCCCCTTTTGGCTGACATCGTAAAAGTAAGCACTCAAGATGTACCGGTCGAAGAAAAGCAAAACATTGTTGCAAACATTAGTAGAGTTCTGGAAATCGCTCCCGCTCGCGGCTCTAATCAAATCATCATCGGACACAGTTTTCCTGCCGGTACGGCGTTGGGCGAGATTCCGAATATGGGTACGGCCGTAATTAAATCAAGAGGGCAGGGGAATGGTTATGAAGTAGCACGAATAATGAGCCTAGAAGAGTTCATGAAGCTTCAATCATATTGA
- a CDS encoding transposase, translated as MYHIRQEELFSFEEMMKMAPAPKADFVLEHLPIGKILHAISSYNRRGRPESLNTRAMIYSLVIGKMEHIRFTKDLVSRLKESLEFRTRCRFTGSDRVPSEAAYSRLTTKLSQCGFFRTTQENITEGFLEGNVLAIDSSHIESFDRNPHLDAGKSLPELSPETDEPTFLDESASKAEEKPKPEKPKRAKRGRVPKAEEAAWRAEVEAYEASLSLFEREVADMLPATYEQLLADMPQHASVGAKGDPRGGRRRVKYWHGYKQNLLVDCQSQYIVAGVTCSAHVNDQRAAIVLLKYMKERFPSLKPNYVLADKGYDSEPVYRQIRDIGALPIIPLIHRSKLPEGVDKHFRQTCKQGHAYVYDSYDAKRDTIKFTRPKECASCPFQADGCQKVFKFRIDEDVRKYTAPGRGSKKFTELFKQRVAIERVFAYLKLYMELGSSRKLKKRAFVDLDLSCLTYTLCKLALDRLNKSILEAKKVA; from the coding sequence ATGTATCATATTCGACAAGAAGAGCTGTTTTCCTTTGAGGAAATGATGAAAATGGCGCCTGCCCCTAAAGCGGATTTCGTTTTAGAACATCTGCCGATCGGAAAAATTCTTCACGCCATTAGCAGCTACAATCGTCGGGGCCGTCCTGAAAGTTTAAATACAAGAGCGATGATCTACTCACTCGTCATCGGCAAAATGGAGCACATCCGCTTTACCAAGGATTTGGTCAGCCGTTTGAAGGAAAGTCTTGAATTTCGTACTCGCTGCCGTTTTACCGGTTCCGATCGAGTGCCCAGCGAAGCAGCCTATTCCCGGCTCACTACAAAGCTCAGTCAATGCGGTTTCTTTCGAACGACACAGGAGAACATCACGGAAGGGTTTCTTGAGGGAAATGTACTGGCCATAGATTCTTCTCACATCGAGTCCTTTGATCGCAATCCCCATTTGGACGCCGGTAAATCATTACCGGAGCTCTCGCCCGAAACCGACGAACCTACTTTTCTGGACGAGTCTGCCAGCAAGGCAGAAGAGAAACCTAAACCAGAGAAACCCAAGCGTGCAAAGCGTGGACGCGTTCCGAAAGCCGAAGAAGCGGCTTGGCGTGCCGAAGTTGAAGCGTACGAGGCCTCGCTCAGCCTATTTGAACGGGAGGTCGCCGATATGTTGCCCGCCACTTACGAGCAGCTTCTCGCTGATATGCCGCAACACGCAAGTGTAGGTGCAAAGGGTGACCCACGGGGAGGGCGGCGCCGGGTGAAATATTGGCATGGCTACAAACAGAATCTCTTGGTGGATTGCCAAAGCCAGTACATTGTGGCCGGAGTGACCTGTTCTGCTCATGTGAACGATCAGCGAGCGGCGATTGTTCTTCTGAAATATATGAAGGAGCGATTTCCCTCTCTCAAACCAAACTATGTGCTAGCTGATAAGGGGTATGACAGCGAACCGGTTTACCGCCAAATCCGGGATATTGGTGCGTTACCGATCATCCCGCTTATCCATCGCAGCAAGCTACCTGAAGGGGTGGATAAGCACTTTCGCCAGACTTGCAAGCAAGGTCATGCGTACGTCTACGACAGTTACGATGCCAAGCGAGATACCATAAAATTCACAAGGCCAAAGGAATGTGCCTCCTGCCCGTTTCAAGCGGACGGCTGCCAGAAAGTTTTCAAATTTCGCATTGATGAAGATGTTCGGAAATACACTGCACCCGGACGTGGAAGCAAAAAGTTTACTGAACTATTCAAGCAGCGAGTAGCGATTGAACGTGTTTTTGCCTATTTGAAGCTGTACATGGAATTGGGCTCAAGCAGAAAACTGAAGAAACGTGCTTTTGTCGATCTAGACTTGAGTTGTCTGACATACACCCTATGCAAACTTGCGTTAGACCGCCTAAACAAAAGCATCCTTGAAGCTAAGAAGGTTGCGTAA
- a CDS encoding ROK family transcriptional regulator, whose product MQANLPSTIRKLNKELVLNIIKDKGPLSRTDIAKHSGITKATVSDIVKALIDEKLIFDEKDEADASKRGTRLHFSKNAAFGVAVDLGGTTIHLGLYNLAGECMMDRTVATYRLASSREFLSQMADDISAFIAHSGQPAERLAFISIATPGIVDPIAGIVLEGSPNLPEWTNVPLAQFFQERFHVPVTIENDVRSALVGEMYAGAFRHLNSAVLIGIGTGLGSAVLIDGKVIRGANNAAGEIGYMLFRKPQLYSPSAKGHFEKLCSGSGLEEAATALFHRPVTAKDVFLLAEQGDLQASYLVDQFEDQLAIGILNIIALLNPEKILLMGGVTQSLRLERLHRKIRLHTTDVTDVSIEISGMQHHSALQGIAILGLNQAFPALQFMQDKQLY is encoded by the coding sequence ATGCAGGCAAATTTACCAAGTACGATCCGCAAGCTGAACAAGGAATTGGTCCTCAATATTATTAAGGACAAAGGCCCCCTCTCCCGGACGGATATCGCGAAGCATTCAGGAATTACGAAGGCGACCGTATCCGATATCGTGAAGGCGCTTATCGACGAGAAGCTTATATTCGACGAGAAGGATGAGGCCGACGCAAGCAAGCGCGGCACGCGGCTTCATTTCTCCAAGAACGCCGCCTTCGGCGTCGCCGTTGATCTGGGCGGGACAACCATCCATCTTGGACTGTACAATCTTGCTGGCGAATGCATGATGGACAGGACGGTGGCTACCTATCGCCTCGCCTCGAGCCGGGAATTTTTATCGCAAATGGCGGACGATATCAGCGCATTTATTGCGCATTCGGGACAACCGGCCGAGCGTCTCGCTTTTATCAGCATCGCGACTCCGGGTATCGTCGACCCGATTGCGGGCATCGTATTAGAAGGATCTCCCAATCTGCCGGAGTGGACGAACGTGCCGTTAGCGCAATTTTTCCAAGAGCGGTTCCATGTGCCCGTCACGATTGAGAATGACGTACGCTCCGCCCTTGTCGGCGAGATGTACGCCGGGGCGTTCCGCCATCTGAACTCCGCGGTGCTGATCGGAATCGGCACTGGACTTGGCTCGGCAGTGCTCATCGACGGCAAAGTGATTCGAGGGGCCAACAACGCGGCGGGCGAAATCGGCTATATGCTGTTCCGGAAGCCTCAGCTGTACTCGCCTTCCGCGAAGGGCCATTTCGAGAAGCTCTGCTCCGGCTCCGGACTGGAAGAGGCTGCAACCGCTTTATTTCATCGCCCGGTAACCGCCAAGGATGTGTTCCTGCTCGCGGAACAGGGCGACTTGCAAGCCAGCTATCTGGTAGACCAATTCGAGGATCAATTGGCAATTGGCATTCTCAATATTATTGCGCTGCTCAATCCCGAGAAAATATTGCTGATGGGAGGCGTGACCCAGTCACTGCGGTTGGAACGGCTCCATCGCAAAATACGTCTCCATACGACCGATGTGACGGACGTATCGATTGAAATATCCGGCATGCAGCATCATTCGGCGCTGCAGGGCATTGCGATATTAGGCTTGAACCAGGCATTTCCCGCTTTGCAATTTATGCAAGACAAACAACTTTACTAA
- a CDS encoding phosphotransferase family protein has protein sequence MNPIPTMLKAHYDIVRADVFPQQGGWSALAYKVSTAERAYFLKVYDKSRASTPKWTALIDHYVPILLWLLQHSGLKGKIPVPLLTNHGHYQCENETGIYLLYEYIHGDTIGDNVLTREQVSQLADIMAELHRYGEEIPIDTDAVKEDFQLPFLQPLTNMLDKEWAKIPSDARERLRPHITSIQGLAYNVERLSEHLRHGKVNMALCHTDLHPWNMMQSGQQLMLIDWEGLKLAPVEADMMFLVNEPFFEPFMGIYRKRHPDYAVNADALQFYQGRRKLEDIWEFLEQLVYDVQEAPQREAALNHLSQELQQINS, from the coding sequence ATGAATCCGATACCAACGATGCTGAAGGCGCATTATGATATCGTCAGGGCGGACGTCTTCCCGCAGCAAGGCGGATGGTCCGCGCTTGCCTATAAAGTAAGTACGGCGGAACGTGCCTATTTCTTGAAAGTGTATGACAAGAGCAGGGCATCGACTCCAAAATGGACGGCTCTGATTGATCACTATGTGCCTATCTTGTTGTGGCTCTTGCAGCATAGCGGCTTGAAGGGGAAAATCCCCGTGCCGCTGCTAACCAATCACGGCCATTATCAATGCGAAAATGAAACTGGGATCTATCTGCTGTATGAATATATTCACGGGGACACCATTGGCGATAACGTGTTGACGAGGGAGCAAGTCAGCCAGCTTGCGGACATCATGGCGGAGCTTCATCGCTACGGCGAAGAAATTCCTATAGATACGGATGCGGTGAAGGAAGATTTTCAGCTTCCGTTTCTGCAGCCGCTGACGAACATGCTGGATAAGGAATGGGCCAAGATTCCTAGCGATGCACGGGAACGGCTCCGTCCTCATATCACGTCTATTCAAGGGCTGGCCTACAATGTTGAGAGGCTATCTGAACACTTGAGACACGGCAAGGTCAACATGGCCCTGTGCCATACCGATCTTCACCCCTGGAATATGATGCAATCCGGGCAGCAGCTGATGTTGATCGACTGGGAAGGCCTGAAGCTGGCGCCCGTGGAGGCAGACATGATGTTTTTAGTTAATGAACCCTTCTTTGAACCATTTATGGGCATATACCGGAAGCGCCATCCCGATTATGCCGTCAACGCCGACGCATTGCAATTCTATCAAGGCAGACGCAAGTTAGAGGATATTTGGGAATTTCTCGAACAGCTTGTGTATGACGTCCAAGAGGCGCCGCAAAGAGAGGCTGCCTTAAACCATTTGTCCCAAGAACTGCAACAGATAAATAGTTGA
- a CDS encoding sensor histidine kinase — translation MNKGGLRKKLLLSHIGVALTSLLTITILVYLVMTFAFGQYMKKQQQAEADMLINDLEASYNAEAGGWAMGSLMQISHQAMHRNYNVKIYDATNRLIWDTSKMGMMMHTSPGAGFSEHDNVFSRNMMKNGQKIGMIEIQGIESAFASQNQEFLRLFNSLLWGALLIVIVGVSLFSVLMANSLSRPLLRIKQIATRMRTGDLSSRVALANPATEIDEVGLALNHLADALEQQDKLRKNLTADIAHELRTPLATIQSHIEAFQDGVWQATPDKLEVCHEQVIRLVKLIHDLEKLTAVENPMLQLQKNEVCLNEVIRDSVNTVTGQFEDKHISIDIQQDQAVFLTGDYGRLVQVFVNLLNNAYKYTNEGSIRVVISEEPSYAKVTITDTGTGIAPEELPFIFERFYRGEKSRNRKTGGAGIGLAIVKAIVEAHGGSIEAASAVGQGSEFSVRLPKQ, via the coding sequence ATGAATAAGGGCGGACTTCGGAAAAAGCTGTTGTTGTCGCATATCGGGGTCGCGCTCACATCGCTGCTTACCATTACGATCCTTGTCTATTTGGTCATGACTTTTGCCTTCGGCCAGTATATGAAGAAGCAGCAGCAAGCAGAAGCCGACATGCTAATTAATGATTTGGAGGCCTCCTATAACGCGGAAGCAGGCGGGTGGGCGATGGGCTCACTCATGCAGATTTCCCATCAAGCCATGCACCGCAATTATAACGTCAAAATCTACGATGCCACGAACCGATTGATCTGGGATACGAGCAAAATGGGAATGATGATGCACACTTCTCCGGGAGCAGGATTCAGCGAGCACGATAATGTCTTTTCCCGAAATATGATGAAAAACGGGCAAAAAATCGGCATGATCGAAATTCAAGGAATCGAGAGCGCCTTTGCCTCGCAAAATCAAGAGTTCCTGCGGTTGTTTAACTCTTTATTATGGGGTGCACTCCTTATTGTGATTGTTGGCGTCTCGCTCTTCAGCGTCCTGATGGCGAACAGCTTAAGCCGGCCTCTCCTGCGAATTAAGCAGATTGCCACCCGAATGAGAACAGGGGACTTGTCTTCACGGGTTGCCCTGGCGAACCCTGCAACCGAAATCGACGAGGTGGGCTTGGCGTTGAATCATCTGGCGGATGCCCTGGAGCAGCAGGATAAGCTGCGCAAAAATTTGACTGCGGATATCGCCCATGAATTGCGCACTCCGTTAGCCACGATTCAAAGCCATATCGAAGCATTCCAGGATGGGGTGTGGCAAGCGACGCCTGACAAGCTGGAAGTATGCCATGAGCAAGTGATCCGATTGGTGAAGCTCATCCATGATCTTGAAAAATTAACGGCGGTTGAGAATCCGATGCTGCAGCTGCAAAAAAATGAAGTGTGCCTGAATGAAGTTATCCGGGATTCCGTAAACACGGTAACCGGGCAGTTTGAAGATAAACATATTTCCATTGATATACAGCAAGACCAAGCTGTCTTTTTGACCGGCGATTATGGAAGGCTCGTTCAAGTTTTTGTGAACCTGCTGAATAACGCCTATAAATATACGAACGAGGGCAGTATCCGTGTCGTTATTTCCGAAGAGCCGTCTTATGCGAAGGTCACCATTACGGATACGGGAACAGGCATCGCTCCAGAGGAGCTGCCGTTTATATTTGAACGATTTTATCGGGGCGAGAAATCCCGAAATCGCAAAACCGGCGGAGCCGGGATCGGGCTGGCCATCGTAAAAGCGATCGTCGAAGCGCATGGAGGGAGTATTGAGGCCGCAAGCGCGGTGGGCCAAGGCAGCGAGTTCTCTGTTCGCCTTCCCAAACAATAG
- a CDS encoding bifunctional P-450/NADPH-P450 reductase 1 — protein sequence MENRELQMEDSGRSTRFLQARAALKQQGMPLGEAHLYFGYRNEADFIYRGELEQYEREGIVTLHTAFSRAPGVSKTYVQHLMNAAPLNSFLCLPAKGGFIFAGTAAMLRLIAYTAASQFLEPRGWDAAVLGKSYESG from the coding sequence ATGGAGAACCGCGAACTCCAGATGGAAGACAGCGGACGGAGTACGCGATTTTTACAAGCACGGGCTGCCCTCAAGCAGCAAGGAATGCCTCTCGGTGAAGCGCATCTCTATTTTGGATACAGGAACGAAGCGGATTTTATTTACCGTGGAGAACTCGAGCAATATGAAAGAGAGGGTATCGTCACGCTTCATACCGCTTTTTCCCGTGCGCCCGGGGTATCCAAAACCTATGTGCAGCATTTGATGAACGCAGCGCCGCTGAACTCATTTCTATGCTTACCGGCCAAGGGCGGCTTTATATTTGCGGGGACGGCGGCCATGCTAAGATTGATCGCATATACAGCAGCATCCCAATTTCTCGAACCGAGAGGCTGGGATGCTGCTGTCTTAGGCAAGTCTTATGAATCAGGCTGA
- a CDS encoding response regulator transcription factor, whose translation MDRAKILIVDDEADILQVIKAYLEKNEYLVYEADTGKGALSLWEYLQPDLIILDLMLPDMSGEEVCRTIRKTSNVPILMLTAKSSEDDMVNGILIGADDYIMKPFSPRELVVRVISLLRRAQLPVAPQQEKSLSFGNNHLTIDSHRHEVKVRGELVSLTPIEFKLLELLAKHPKRAFSRLELVNLVQGDTFEGFERTIDVHIKNIRQKIGDNPRKPTFIATVFGVGYKFQVNPDE comes from the coding sequence ATGGACCGTGCAAAAATATTGATTGTGGATGATGAGGCGGATATCCTTCAGGTGATTAAAGCCTATCTGGAGAAAAATGAGTATCTGGTGTATGAGGCGGATACCGGGAAGGGAGCGCTGAGTCTATGGGAGTATCTGCAGCCAGATCTGATCATATTGGACTTGATGCTGCCTGACATGTCCGGCGAAGAAGTCTGCAGAACTATCCGTAAGACATCCAACGTTCCCATCCTGATGCTGACCGCCAAAAGCAGTGAGGATGATATGGTGAATGGAATTCTGATCGGCGCCGACGATTATATTATGAAGCCGTTCAGCCCGAGAGAGCTGGTTGTGCGCGTGATTAGCTTGTTACGCAGAGCGCAGCTTCCCGTTGCGCCACAGCAAGAAAAGTCTCTTTCCTTCGGCAACAACCATCTGACCATTGATTCCCATCGGCATGAAGTAAAAGTCAGGGGAGAACTTGTCTCACTCACTCCCATTGAATTCAAATTGCTTGAGCTTCTGGCGAAGCATCCCAAGCGAGCGTTCAGCCGCTTGGAACTCGTTAATCTTGTCCAAGGGGACACATTTGAGGGATTTGAGCGCACGATCGATGTTCATATTAAAAACATCCGCCAAAAAATAGGGGATAACCCAAGAAAACCGACATTTATTGCGACGGTTTTTGGCGTCGGTTATAAATTCCAGGTGAATCCGGATGAATAA